The Kocuria sp. TGY1127_2 genome includes a window with the following:
- a CDS encoding DUF3043 domain-containing protein — MNSSEAARAQGKGRPTPTRKEREAARKRPLVPDDRKMAKQKEREAAREARVRQNQAMQTGDDRYLPVRDRGHQRRFIRDYVDARFNIGDYFIVILLVIFILGLVMPLHIQQFTIYVMWIFIAIWLLDFFILWRKLKKLVIEKFGSAEAGSGMYVFNRVMMIRRLRMPKPQVKRGEFPS; from the coding sequence ATGAACTCTTCAGAGGCCGCAAGGGCCCAAGGCAAGGGCCGCCCTACTCCAACTCGTAAAGAGAGAGAGGCCGCCCGCAAACGTCCCCTTGTGCCTGACGATCGCAAGATGGCCAAGCAGAAGGAACGCGAGGCCGCCAGGGAAGCGCGAGTACGGCAGAACCAGGCGATGCAGACGGGCGATGATCGTTACTTGCCTGTTCGTGACCGTGGCCACCAGCGTCGTTTCATCCGGGATTATGTCGATGCAAGGTTCAATATCGGTGACTACTTCATCGTCATTTTGCTCGTCATCTTCATTCTCGGCCTGGTGATGCCCCTCCACATCCAGCAGTTCACGATCTACGTCATGTGGATCTTTATTGCAATCTGGCTCCTGGACTTCTTCATCCTGTGGAGAAAACTCAAGAAGCTTGTGATCGAGAAATTCGGTTCCGCCGAAGCGGGATCCGGGATGTATGTATTCAACCGGGTCATGATGATCCGTCGTTTGCGGATGCCCAAGCCGCAGGTCAAGCGAGGGGAATTCCCTTCCTAA
- a CDS encoding isoprenyl transferase — MTIQAPFPHPSGRRPPAIPQKFVPRHVAVVMDGNGRWANERGLPRNEGHKAGEQALLDVVAGAIEMGISVVSAYAFSTENWKRSLDEVNFLMRFCGDVLERQLDTLNSWGVRIRWAGRRPRLWKSVIRQLETCERETADNTVCTLVMCVNYGGRAEIADAAAAIAADAAAGTVKPGQINEKTFARYLDEPDLPDVDMFLRTSGEQRFSNFLLWQSAYAEMIFMNILWPDVDRLVLWDAIEEYAQRDRRYGGAVDSVTKSAV; from the coding sequence ATGACTATCCAAGCCCCCTTTCCTCATCCGTCGGGAAGACGCCCGCCCGCCATTCCTCAGAAGTTCGTACCGCGTCACGTGGCCGTGGTCATGGACGGTAACGGACGTTGGGCGAATGAGCGCGGATTGCCCCGCAATGAGGGCCACAAAGCGGGGGAGCAGGCGCTCCTGGATGTGGTAGCAGGAGCGATTGAAATGGGCATTTCCGTCGTGAGCGCCTACGCCTTCTCGACCGAGAACTGGAAGCGGTCCCTCGATGAGGTCAATTTCTTGATGAGATTCTGCGGCGACGTCTTGGAGCGCCAGCTCGATACACTGAATTCTTGGGGTGTTCGTATCCGTTGGGCCGGCAGACGCCCTCGCCTGTGGAAGTCCGTTATTCGCCAGTTGGAGACCTGTGAGCGGGAGACAGCGGACAACACCGTGTGCACGCTAGTGATGTGCGTGAATTATGGGGGTCGTGCAGAAATCGCCGATGCCGCAGCCGCCATCGCTGCCGATGCGGCAGCCGGAACCGTCAAACCCGGCCAGATTAACGAGAAAACATTCGCTCGGTATTTGGACGAACCAGATCTTCCGGATGTGGATATGTTCTTGCGAACCTCTGGGGAACAACGATTCTCCAATTTCCTTCTCTGGCAGAGCGCTTATGCCGAGATGATCTTCATGAATATCCTTTGGCCGGACGTGGATCGCCTCGTTCTCTGGGACGCCATCGAAGAATATGCTCAACGCGACCGCAGATATGGGGGAGCGGTGGACTCGGTAACTAAATCTGCAGTTTAA
- a CDS encoding dipeptidase, whose protein sequence is MTNNDVTSVNDGRNAEPSIEVEIKARVEKTFQNTLATLKELVSIPSVAWESHDLSRVRESAERVAELARESGFDDVEILTADKPDGGQGMPAVVARKHPRPGYPTVLLYAHHDVQPVGDVADWDTDPWVATEVGDRLYGRGAADDKAGLMTHLASVDALHSVLGEELGIGITLFIEGEEEAGSPSFGNFLATYQDKLQADAIVVADSSNWRAGVPALTTSLRGVISGTVTVRTLDHALHSGMFGGPLVDANTAMVRVLASLHDDEGSVAVDGLVRGPDPELDYAEEDFRTDAGALEDFRLTGKGSISSRLWNQPALSIIGMDITSVDQSSNTMASTARARVSLRLAPGQDPHEAHRLLEEHLTQNAPWGSTVEYDGGEAGQPFESDVTSGPAQAVLESMKDAWNTEPVLMGMGGSIPFVASLTQTFPDAAILITGIEDPDTRAHSANESLFIPDFQRAIESEAFFMVRMNQSR, encoded by the coding sequence ATGACGAACAACGATGTAACTAGCGTCAATGACGGTCGAAACGCAGAACCTTCGATTGAGGTTGAGATTAAAGCTCGTGTCGAGAAGACGTTCCAGAACACTCTGGCAACTCTCAAGGAGCTCGTCTCGATTCCCTCGGTGGCATGGGAAAGTCACGATCTGTCCCGGGTGCGCGAAAGCGCCGAACGGGTCGCAGAGCTGGCCCGCGAGTCCGGCTTCGACGACGTCGAAATCCTCACTGCCGACAAGCCTGATGGGGGCCAGGGGATGCCGGCCGTCGTCGCCCGAAAGCATCCTCGCCCTGGATACCCGACAGTTCTTCTCTACGCTCACCACGACGTTCAACCGGTTGGCGACGTAGCCGACTGGGATACGGATCCTTGGGTTGCAACCGAGGTCGGCGACCGCCTGTACGGACGTGGCGCCGCGGACGACAAAGCCGGTTTGATGACTCACCTTGCATCGGTCGATGCGCTTCACAGCGTCCTGGGCGAGGAACTTGGGATCGGCATTACTTTGTTCATCGAAGGTGAGGAAGAGGCCGGCTCACCGAGCTTCGGGAATTTTCTCGCTACTTATCAAGACAAACTTCAGGCTGACGCAATCGTGGTCGCGGATTCTTCCAACTGGCGCGCTGGAGTTCCCGCGCTGACCACGAGCCTTCGCGGTGTCATCTCAGGAACCGTCACGGTGAGGACCCTGGATCATGCCCTTCACTCAGGAATGTTCGGAGGTCCCTTGGTCGATGCGAATACCGCCATGGTGCGCGTCCTGGCATCCTTGCACGATGACGAGGGGTCGGTAGCGGTCGACGGTCTGGTTCGTGGCCCGGATCCTGAGCTCGACTACGCGGAAGAAGATTTCCGCACCGATGCGGGGGCGCTCGAAGATTTCCGCCTCACCGGCAAAGGGAGCATCTCGTCCCGGCTCTGGAACCAGCCGGCGCTGTCCATCATCGGGATGGATATCACTTCGGTCGATCAATCCTCCAACACCATGGCCTCCACGGCCCGAGCTCGAGTTAGCCTCCGTCTTGCGCCGGGGCAAGACCCTCATGAGGCCCATCGACTTCTGGAAGAACACCTGACTCAGAACGCTCCTTGGGGGTCCACTGTCGAATACGACGGCGGCGAAGCCGGTCAGCCTTTCGAATCGGATGTGACCAGCGGTCCTGCTCAGGCTGTCTTGGAGTCAATGAAGGACGCTTGGAACACCGAGCCCGTTCTCATGGGCATGGGCGGATCGATTCCGTTCGTAGCATCGTTGACGCAGACGTTCCCTGATGCGGCGATCCTCATCACGGGCATCGAGGATCCGGACACTCGCGCACACAGTGCCAATGAGTCTCTCTTCATTCCGGATTTCCAGCGCGCCATAGAATCCGAAGCGTTCTTCATGGTCCGTATGAATCAATCTCGCTGA
- the leuA gene encoding 2-isopropylmalate synthase — protein sequence MTHPQKSSGMPIHKYRPYHEEISVNLPDRTWPDKVMTHAPRWCAVDLRDGNQALVDPMDTDRKLAMFKLLVAMGYKEIEVGFPSASQTDFNFVRTLIEDHYIPDDVTIQVLVQCREHLIERTYEAIEGAPSAIIHFYNSTSVLQRRVVFKQDQDGIMDIALNGARLCTKYEEQMSTTVPLTYQYSPESYTGTEVEYAARVANAVTNELGIGEDRQFIINLPATVEMATPNVYADSIEWMSRHLDNRDNVILSLHPHNDRGTGIAAAELGFLAGADRIEGCLFGNGERTGNVDLVTLGLNLFTQGIDPQIDFSNIDEIRQTVEYCNQIKVHERSPYGGDLVFTAFSGSHQDAIKKGFEAMEVDAKSQNKDVEEMEWAVPYLPIDPMDLGRNYEAVIRVNSQSGKGGVAYLLKQQKGLDMPKRAQVEFSSVVQNRTDSEGGEITSVALWDIFKDEYLPAEEDHGERRWGKFRIAAMTTEATDTGDTTLRLKLDINGREIDRSAVGNGPIDALTRVLSHEGVDVRVLDYSEHAMSAGENAHAASYVEAAVGDRVLWGVGVDANTTRAGLKALISAVNRALR from the coding sequence ATGACTCACCCGCAGAAATCCTCCGGAATGCCGATTCACAAATATCGTCCCTACCACGAGGAAATTTCGGTCAATCTTCCCGACCGCACCTGGCCGGATAAGGTCATGACGCACGCACCGCGCTGGTGCGCGGTCGACCTCCGCGATGGAAACCAGGCCTTGGTGGACCCGATGGACACGGACCGCAAACTGGCGATGTTCAAGCTCCTGGTCGCGATGGGTTACAAAGAGATCGAGGTTGGTTTCCCCTCCGCGTCCCAGACCGATTTCAATTTCGTACGCACCCTCATCGAGGACCATTACATCCCCGACGACGTCACGATCCAGGTTTTGGTCCAGTGCCGGGAGCACCTCATCGAGCGGACGTATGAGGCCATCGAGGGCGCACCCTCAGCGATCATCCATTTCTACAATTCGACGTCAGTTCTCCAACGTCGCGTTGTCTTCAAACAGGATCAGGACGGCATCATGGATATCGCCCTGAACGGTGCTCGTCTCTGCACCAAGTACGAAGAGCAGATGAGCACTACTGTGCCTCTCACGTACCAGTATTCTCCGGAGTCCTACACGGGCACCGAGGTCGAGTACGCTGCGCGCGTTGCCAACGCGGTTACCAATGAACTGGGGATCGGAGAAGACCGCCAGTTCATCATCAATTTGCCCGCGACCGTCGAGATGGCAACGCCCAACGTCTATGCCGACTCGATCGAATGGATGAGCCGTCATCTGGACAATCGGGACAACGTCATTCTTTCCCTGCACCCGCACAATGATCGGGGCACGGGCATCGCCGCTGCTGAACTCGGTTTCCTGGCCGGTGCAGATCGGATCGAGGGCTGTCTCTTCGGCAACGGCGAGCGGACCGGAAACGTCGACCTGGTGACCCTGGGACTCAATCTGTTCACGCAGGGCATCGATCCGCAGATCGATTTTTCTAACATCGACGAAATCCGGCAAACGGTCGAGTACTGTAACCAAATCAAGGTCCACGAGCGTTCTCCCTACGGTGGAGATTTGGTATTCACGGCATTCTCCGGGTCCCACCAAGACGCCATCAAGAAGGGCTTCGAAGCGATGGAGGTCGATGCGAAGTCCCAGAACAAGGATGTCGAGGAGATGGAATGGGCCGTTCCTTACCTGCCCATCGATCCTATGGATCTCGGCAGGAACTACGAAGCGGTCATCCGTGTGAATTCCCAGTCCGGCAAGGGCGGCGTCGCCTACTTGTTGAAGCAGCAGAAGGGCCTGGACATGCCCAAACGTGCCCAGGTGGAGTTCTCGAGCGTCGTCCAGAATCGTACGGACAGCGAAGGCGGCGAAATCACGAGCGTCGCCCTCTGGGACATCTTCAAGGACGAGTACCTGCCGGCGGAAGAGGACCACGGTGAGCGTCGTTGGGGCAAATTCCGAATTGCCGCGATGACCACCGAGGCCACGGATACGGGGGACACGACCCTGCGGCTCAAGCTGGACATCAACGGTCGTGAGATCGACCGTTCTGCCGTCGGCAACGGACCTATTGACGCGCTGACCCGAGTGCTCTCCCATGAGGGTGTCGACGTTCGAGTCCTGGACTACTCCGAGCATGCGATGTCAGCGGGCGAGAATGCCCATGCGGCCAGCTATGTCGAGGCGGCGGTCGGCGATCGTGTCCTGTGGGGCGTCGGTGTCGACGCCAACACCACCCGCGCAGGCCTGAAAGCTCTGATCTCAGCCGTCAACCGCGCATTGCGGTAA
- a CDS encoding cytochrome c oxidase subunit 4, translating to MRENGILFWALFIFLIPVTLVYGFMTGFTEWVGFPALLLTALMSAFLGFFFSFTSKKHPNQPSDNLDGEIVDAAGDYGFYSPWSWWPLLIAIAAAIGVVAMAIGWWLLMLAFPLAMIGLVGWVYEYSRGSHAH from the coding sequence ATGCGCGAAAATGGCATTCTTTTTTGGGCCCTGTTCATCTTCCTGATCCCGGTGACACTGGTCTACGGTTTCATGACGGGATTCACCGAATGGGTCGGATTCCCGGCCCTCCTGTTGACCGCCTTGATGTCGGCGTTCTTGGGCTTCTTCTTCAGCTTCACTTCGAAGAAGCACCCCAACCAGCCCTCGGATAACTTGGACGGCGAAATCGTCGACGCCGCTGGCGATTACGGCTTCTATTCACCCTGGAGTTGGTGGCCTCTCCTCATCGCCATCGCAGCGGCGATCGGTGTTGTGGCCATGGCCATCGGCTGGTGGCTCCTCATGCTCGCGTTCCCGCTTGCCATGATTGGTCTGGTCGGTTGGGTCTACGAATACAGCCGCGGAAGCCACGCTCACTAG
- the coxB gene encoding cytochrome c oxidase subunit II gives MSSQKRTGSSRAKGIVAIGATAAATLLLTGCSDSAEVGFLPTKRGTTDNVDTIMDLWIGSWIAALAVGLVTWGLMLWCIIAYRRRKGETGYPRQLGYHLPLEIMYTLIPIVLIVSLFAFSDKAERSVDSRWDQPGVTVEVYGKQWAWDFNYLDSDTYTSGTQARLDGQSGREDKLPTLYLPENTEVELQLKSRDVNHSFWVPAFLQKIDTIPGQTNYMDFKTGGPGDYQGKCAELCGEYHSEMLFNVKVVSQDDYDKHMQDLKNQGNNGRLGDEYNRNPNMNESK, from the coding sequence GTGAGTTCGCAGAAACGAACCGGTAGCAGTCGCGCCAAGGGCATTGTCGCCATCGGTGCGACGGCGGCCGCCACGCTGCTGTTGACGGGTTGTTCGGATAGCGCCGAGGTCGGATTCTTGCCGACCAAGCGCGGCACGACCGACAACGTCGACACGATCATGGATCTTTGGATCGGCTCCTGGATCGCTGCACTCGCAGTCGGTCTGGTGACCTGGGGTCTGATGCTCTGGTGCATCATCGCCTATCGTCGCCGCAAGGGAGAAACTGGCTACCCGCGCCAGCTGGGATATCACCTTCCTCTCGAGATCATGTACACGCTCATCCCGATCGTTTTGATCGTGAGCCTCTTTGCGTTTTCCGACAAAGCAGAGCGTTCGGTCGACAGTCGCTGGGATCAGCCAGGCGTCACGGTCGAGGTCTATGGCAAGCAGTGGGCCTGGGACTTCAATTACCTGGACAGTGATACCTACACGTCAGGTACGCAGGCTCGTCTCGACGGCCAGTCTGGCCGGGAGGATAAGCTTCCGACCCTCTACCTGCCGGAGAATACCGAGGTTGAGCTCCAGCTCAAGTCTCGCGACGTGAACCACTCATTCTGGGTGCCCGCATTCCTGCAGAAGATCGACACCATCCCCGGTCAGACCAACTACATGGACTTCAAGACTGGTGGCCCCGGTGATTACCAGGGCAAATGCGCCGAGCTTTGCGGTGAGTACCACTCAGAAATGCTCTTCAACGTAAAGGTCGTCTCCCAGGACGACTATGACAAGCACATGCAGGACCTCAAGAACCAGGGCAATAACGGACGCCTCGGCGATGAGTACAACCGCAATCCCAACATGAACGAATCGAAGTAG
- a CDS encoding iron-sulfur cluster assembly accessory protein — protein sequence MTVAPEMKTEMPTHGVTLTEGAAEKVRTLLEQEGRTDLRLRVAVQPGGCSGLIYQLYFDERVLDGDALREFDGVEVIVDRMSTPYLEGSTIDFEDTIQKQGFSIDNPNAQGSCACGDSFN from the coding sequence ATGACTGTTGCACCCGAAATGAAGACCGAGATGCCGACTCACGGCGTGACTCTCACCGAAGGAGCAGCCGAGAAGGTGCGCACCCTTCTGGAACAGGAGGGGCGAACAGACTTGCGTCTCCGTGTTGCGGTTCAGCCCGGTGGTTGCTCAGGTTTGATCTACCAGTTGTACTTCGACGAGCGCGTTCTCGATGGAGATGCTCTGCGCGAGTTCGACGGCGTCGAGGTCATCGTTGATCGGATGAGCACTCCTTACCTGGAAGGCTCGACGATCGACTTCGAGGACACCATTCAGAAACAGGGTTTCTCGATCGACAATCCGAATGCGCAGGGTTCCTGCGCCTGTGGTGATTCTTTCAACTAA
- a CDS encoding quinone-dependent dihydroorotate dehydrogenase — protein MVRFYPTFFKIAFSGMDAERAHAIGFAAIKACRQSGVSKALRMLTAPDKSLRTEALGRVFPSPFGLAAGFDKGATGINALTDLGFGHVEVGTVTGQPQSGNPKPRLHRLVRDHAVINRMGFNNDGADQIGPRLASAHADLWHDYKERTRPIVGVNIGKTKVVPVEDAIEDYVHSTRTLAPQADYLAVNVSSPNTPGLRDLQHIDALRPLLSAVVREAEQAARRHVPVLVKIAPDLSDTEVAAIADLAVELELDGIIATNTTIRREGLGLQSSPTDIEECGTGGLSGEPLRKRSLEVLSAVRARVGADMTIISVGGVTSAGDVEERLQRGANLVQGYTAFLYEGPFWAARINRGLKKMRRRRS, from the coding sequence GTGGTCAGGTTCTATCCAACATTTTTCAAGATCGCCTTCTCCGGTATGGACGCGGAGAGAGCACACGCGATCGGTTTCGCAGCAATCAAGGCATGCCGGCAATCGGGAGTTTCCAAGGCTCTCCGTATGTTGACGGCGCCGGACAAATCTTTGCGCACGGAAGCACTCGGTCGCGTCTTCCCTTCCCCTTTCGGTTTGGCAGCCGGTTTCGACAAAGGCGCCACAGGGATCAATGCGCTGACCGACCTGGGCTTCGGTCACGTGGAGGTGGGAACGGTCACCGGCCAACCGCAATCCGGCAACCCCAAGCCCAGGTTGCACCGGCTCGTCCGAGATCACGCGGTGATCAATCGCATGGGGTTCAACAATGACGGCGCCGACCAGATCGGACCGCGTTTGGCTTCGGCTCATGCCGACCTGTGGCACGACTACAAGGAACGCACGCGTCCGATCGTCGGCGTGAATATTGGCAAAACGAAGGTCGTGCCCGTCGAGGATGCGATCGAGGACTACGTGCACAGCACGCGGACGCTTGCTCCCCAGGCGGACTACCTTGCGGTCAACGTGAGCTCACCCAACACGCCCGGGCTCCGGGATCTGCAGCACATCGATGCGCTCCGGCCACTGCTGAGCGCCGTCGTACGCGAAGCGGAACAGGCCGCGCGTCGGCACGTTCCGGTACTGGTGAAAATAGCCCCCGACCTTTCGGACACCGAGGTCGCGGCGATCGCCGATCTCGCGGTTGAGCTGGAACTTGACGGCATCATCGCCACCAACACCACGATTCGGCGCGAAGGTTTGGGCTTGCAATCTTCTCCGACCGACATCGAAGAATGCGGGACAGGGGGCCTATCCGGCGAACCGTTACGGAAGAGATCGCTCGAAGTTCTCTCTGCTGTTCGGGCTCGTGTCGGGGCAGATATGACCATCATCTCGGTCGGGGGAGTCACCTCGGCCGGCGATGTGGAGGAGCGTCTGCAACGCGGAGCCAATCTGGTTCAGGGGTATACCGCTTTCCTGTACGAAGGCCCGTTCTGGGCTGCCCGAATCAACCGTGGCCTGAAGAAAATGAGGCGCCGACGCAGCTGA
- the ctaD gene encoding cytochrome c oxidase subunit I, translating to MSTFEYSAEETTVAQRTVPRSRGRIVVSWLTSTDHKTIGYMYLIASFIFFLLAGIMALVMRLELFEPGMQILETKEQFNQLFTMHGTLMLLMFGTPMFIGFANVIVPLQIGAPDVAFPRLNALAFWFFLFGSLVAISGFITPQGAASFGWFAYAPLNSTTYSPSVGGDLWVFGLALQGFGTIMGGVNFLTTILCMRAPGMTMWRMPIFTWTTLITAILLIMIFPPLAAALFALGMDRRLGGHIFDAENGGAILWQHLFWFFGHPEVYVLALPFFGIVSEIIPVFSRKPIFGYKGLVYATIAIAALSVTVWAHHMYVTGAVMLPFFSFMTMMIGVPTGVKFFNWIGTMWQGSITFETPLLWVFGFLLTFLFGGVTGIILATPPLDFHLSDSYFVVAHFHYTVFGTVVFCMFGGLYFWWPKFTGKMLNERLGKIHFWLLFIGFHTTFLIQHWLGVDGMPRRYADYMPEDGFTWMNQFSTVGAMILAVSMLPFFWNVYITTRNGKKVEVDDPWGFGSSLEWATSCPPPRHNFTALPRIRSERPALDLHHPELSTNHDVASAARKAATVNS from the coding sequence GTGTCTACATTCGAGTATTCAGCTGAAGAAACAACGGTTGCGCAACGCACCGTTCCCCGGTCTCGGGGACGGATCGTCGTCAGCTGGTTGACTTCGACCGACCACAAGACCATCGGATACATGTATCTGATCGCGTCCTTCATCTTCTTCTTGCTGGCCGGCATCATGGCCCTCGTGATGCGCCTCGAGCTATTCGAGCCCGGCATGCAGATCCTGGAGACCAAAGAGCAGTTCAACCAGCTGTTCACCATGCACGGCACCCTGATGTTGCTGATGTTTGGTACCCCCATGTTCATCGGCTTCGCCAACGTGATCGTGCCCCTGCAGATCGGCGCTCCCGACGTCGCTTTCCCGCGACTTAACGCGCTTGCCTTCTGGTTCTTCCTGTTCGGCTCCCTGGTCGCCATTTCCGGCTTCATCACGCCCCAAGGCGCGGCATCGTTCGGTTGGTTCGCCTATGCGCCGTTGAACTCCACCACGTACAGTCCAAGCGTAGGCGGAGACCTGTGGGTCTTCGGCCTTGCCCTACAGGGCTTCGGCACCATCATGGGCGGCGTCAACTTCTTGACCACCATCCTCTGCATGCGTGCTCCGGGCATGACCATGTGGCGCATGCCAATCTTCACCTGGACCACGTTGATTACGGCGATCCTCCTCATCATGATCTTCCCGCCGTTGGCAGCCGCGCTGTTTGCCTTGGGTATGGATCGTAGGCTGGGCGGTCATATCTTCGACGCCGAAAATGGTGGTGCGATCCTGTGGCAACACCTCTTCTGGTTCTTCGGGCACCCCGAGGTCTACGTTCTGGCCCTACCGTTCTTCGGTATCGTCTCTGAGATTATCCCGGTGTTCTCACGCAAACCGATCTTCGGGTACAAGGGACTCGTCTACGCGACGATCGCCATTGCTGCGCTGTCCGTGACCGTGTGGGCCCACCACATGTACGTCACCGGTGCTGTTATGCTTCCGTTCTTCTCGTTCATGACGATGATGATCGGTGTCCCTACGGGCGTGAAGTTCTTCAACTGGATTGGCACGATGTGGCAGGGATCCATAACTTTCGAGACGCCACTCTTATGGGTCTTCGGATTCCTGTTGACCTTCTTGTTTGGCGGCGTGACCGGTATTATCCTGGCTACTCCTCCGCTGGACTTCCATCTCTCGGATTCTTACTTTGTGGTCGCGCACTTCCACTACACGGTCTTCGGAACGGTCGTGTTCTGCATGTTCGGTGGCCTCTACTTCTGGTGGCCGAAGTTCACCGGCAAGATGCTCAACGAACGACTGGGCAAAATCCACTTCTGGTTGCTGTTCATCGGTTTCCACACGACCTTCCTGATCCAGCACTGGCTGGGTGTGGACGGAATGCCGCGTCGTTATGCTGATTACATGCCCGAGGACGGTTTCACCTGGATGAACCAGTTCTCGACCGTCGGCGCCATGATTCTGGCGGTGTCGATGTTGCCGTTCTTCTGGAACGTCTACATCACGACCCGCAACGGCAAAAAGGTTGAAGTCGATGATCCGTGGGGCTTTGGAAGCTCCCTGGAATGGGCGACATCCTGCCCGCCGCCGCGTCACAACTTCACGGCCCTGCCGCGAATCCGCTCGGAACGGCCTGCACTGGATCTGCACCATCCCGAGCTGTCCACCAACCACGACGTCGCGTCGGCCGCCCGCAAGGCCGCCACGGTCAATTCCTAG
- the recO gene encoding DNA repair protein RecO, whose protein sequence is MPTTTAASRTYRETVIVLGTYPLGESDRIIVGLSAGHGLIRAVAKGVRRSNSKLGARLEPFMITDVSLVHGRNLDTVTQAVTRKAYAAPIVADYVAYTSASAIAEVSEHVAQGDPESARELFTLTAGALSSLARQTHPPQDVLNSFLARSMRIAGWYIATEACVRCGDTENVTSWSISGGGVVCAACAQAGDRPLSTDMMTYLRAVATGNWDLLQDVEDHTAADRVGVLLRRYVQWHVEREFRSFALLERTL, encoded by the coding sequence GTGCCAACGACAACCGCCGCATCCAGGACGTATCGCGAGACTGTGATCGTCCTGGGAACGTACCCACTTGGCGAGTCGGACCGGATCATTGTCGGTCTGTCCGCTGGGCACGGTCTGATACGTGCTGTGGCCAAAGGCGTGCGCCGAAGCAACTCGAAGCTCGGTGCGAGGTTAGAGCCCTTCATGATCACGGATGTTTCTTTGGTCCACGGCCGGAATCTGGATACCGTGACTCAGGCCGTAACCCGAAAGGCCTACGCTGCTCCCATCGTGGCCGATTACGTCGCGTATACGAGCGCTTCGGCTATTGCGGAGGTTTCGGAGCACGTGGCCCAGGGAGATCCTGAGTCCGCGCGAGAACTCTTCACCTTGACGGCGGGGGCCCTCTCTTCCTTGGCTCGTCAGACCCATCCACCTCAGGACGTCTTGAACTCGTTCCTGGCCCGATCCATGCGGATTGCAGGCTGGTACATCGCAACCGAAGCCTGTGTTCGGTGCGGGGACACCGAGAACGTGACCTCGTGGTCGATATCCGGTGGGGGTGTCGTATGCGCCGCTTGTGCCCAGGCCGGGGACCGTCCGCTGAGCACGGACATGATGACTTACCTCCGCGCAGTTGCCACGGGAAACTGGGACCTTCTGCAGGACGTTGAAGATCACACCGCTGCGGACCGCGTCGGAGTGCTCCTCAGACGTTATGTACAGTGGCACGTGGAGCGCGAGTTCCGCTCATTTGCCTTGCTCGAAAGGACCTTATGA